CTTCAGGATTATTTCGTGCAAAATGTGGGGTCATTACACTGTCCAAACATTTTACATACTCGTATTTGCGcaacaaaaaatcatatttgttGAATTTTCGAGCTCCCCTATTACGGATTTCATGATCTACTTTAACTGAAGATAACGGTGGAGGTTTATTAGTTGACCTCTTTGTTATTTCGTCCTTACTACGATCAACTTCCATATTTTGGATAGAAATTAAACCATCAACCATCCCAGCAACAACCGTCTGATCCCCTGGTGCTACACCAAGACTCAGTACAGCATTTGGGAAGTCAAGCGTATGTACAGTCTGATAAGTGGCAACATCATAGATCTTAACATGCCGATCCAAACTGCCCGATAACAAACGTTTGCCATTGGAACCAAGACGCAGACTTGTAATTGTTTTATGGTGCTGTGAAATTTTCGTTAAAAGGCGGCATCCTGCAAAAGCATCCCAAACACGCATTTCTGTACCGCCGGCACTGATAAAAATACCACCCGTAGGTAGAAATAGCAACGATTCAACTGGACTACCATGATCGATACTGTATGCAATTTGTTGCGTACGAGTATcgtacattttaattttaccatCATAACCGCCCGATATTAATGTGTCTGGTGACACGGGATTTATTGCTCCGGCTCTTATATAGTCTTCATGCTCAGCAAATGTCAATGTAGCCTTCTCAGATGCAATGTCCCATAATTTTACAGTGCGATCATCTGAAAAACTTGCGATATGCTGCAAGTCTTGAGTAAACTTCGCGCGATGTACAGGACCTCGGTGTCCCTTAAACAGACGCAAAACGTTTTTGCTAGAGGGGTCAAAAAGTTTTACCAAACCTTGCTCATCACCTGCCACAAGTAAACGTCCGTCTTGTCGAAAAGTTCCTCCGTAAGCAGTTTCTTGAAATCGTGATAAATTCTTTACCACCAATTTTGTAATGGGATTGTAAACTTGTACGCGTACAGAACAAGTCACAGCAAAATAATGTGGCTCAATAGGACTGAAGTCTACATAATCGATCGCACCAAACTCTTTCACTAGGGTAGGCACCTAAGGAAGCAATAGCAACACtctttctttaatatttaactttttattgtagACTGCAAACTTACACTCAATTGTTTCCAGTATGTAGTATCAGGCGTGACAACTTTACCAGTTTTGAGGTACTTTTTTGTGTTCAATCGTTTAAACTGAGACATTTTTCACTTACTGAACCCCTATTAATTCAAATTGTTAACAAATTTAGCGAACAAAAAAATTGGTTCATAATGTTTTGACTTTTCATTGCACGTGCAGTCAGTTAACATTTGGCGTTGCCACttaataaatctataaataaatagtgCCGGCATAAAAGTccaatcaataaaataatatttatatgctcttattaaatgttaaatttattttgtgtaaatttttacgTTAATTGAATGACTTAGGACCTAATAATTGAATTCTAATCACATTTCtaatcacacaaaaaaaaatttagcaatattGTGAATGCTTCATATCTATCTCTGGTGTTTTAATTTGACACATTATCaactaaacaaaattattatcgcTGCACGTcatcttcaaataataatatttttatattgcaacGTTTATTAGGAAATAAGAAATCAAAATGGTGAGTaaagtggaaaatatttcattgcatTACTCCGAGTCAATTAAATCTGTTTCCCACAGAGTGCACTATTCAACTTTCAAAGTTTATTATCAGTGATTCTGCTTCTCATTTGCACTTGTGCATATTTACGATCACTATTTCCTAGCATTATGGACCGCAATAAGACGGGGTAAGTTAAGTATAAAGTTAGAACAGTctttaatgttttaaaaaatgttttatttcagCGTGCTTGGTGTTTTTTGGAAGTTGGCAAGAATAGGAGAACGAAAGTCGCCTTATGTCGCCGTGGCATGCGTGGTTATGGCAATCTCCATATTATTTTGGACATGATACTAACATTctgattctttttatttaactgTATAGTCGAGATTTGttagcaataaaaaattttttttttgtaattttgtagcatgtgaaataatttatattaaatttagattgTGTTTGTATGATAAAAATGACATGTAAATAACTAAatcggtaaatgtatagtttaggtccccaaAGAAGGAGAccgcaaaaattatatttttgtttaatcgtcttattttgacgcgaatattataaatccgtgagcggaaagtaaattttttcaataatttaagtATACTTAGTTGTCGTAGCAGCAGAATTCTGTAGAATTTAGATGATaaagaaatgtaacagtcacaacTTCTTATACGTCGCGATTTGATGGGATGAACGAATAGAGGAGATCGTCAAAGTCCtatctgcactggcggccttcggcagcGCTTCAAAATAATATCCCtggttggttgttgttgtggttgtggtagaattctgccgagttgacagtccttggccggataaaaatccgggtccgtt
The sequence above is drawn from the Bactrocera oleae isolate idBacOlea1 chromosome 5, idBacOlea1, whole genome shotgun sequence genome and encodes:
- the ksh gene encoding protein kish: MSALFNFQSLLSVILLLICTCAYLRSLFPSIMDRNKTGVLGVFWKLARIGERKSPYVAVACVVMAISILFWT
- the LOC106621530 gene encoding U3 small nucleolar RNA-associated protein 15 homolog, whose product is MSQFKRLNTKKYLKTGKVVTPDTTYWKQLSVPTLVKEFGAIDYVDFSPIEPHYFAVTCSVRVQVYNPITKLVVKNLSRFQETAYGGTFRQDGRLLVAGDEQGLVKLFDPSSKNVLRLFKGHRGPVHRAKFTQDLQHIASFSDDRTVKLWDIASEKATLTFAEHEDYIRAGAINPVSPDTLISGGYDGKIKMYDTRTQQIAYSIDHGSPVESLLFLPTGGIFISAGGTEMRVWDAFAGCRLLTKISQHHKTITSLRLGSNGKRLLSGSLDRHVKIYDVATYQTVHTLDFPNAVLSLGVAPGDQTVVAGMVDGLISIQNMEVDRSKDEITKRSTNKPPPLSSVKVDHEIRNRGARKFNKYDFLLRKYEYVKCLDSVMTPHFARNNPEVTISVMQELIHRKGLHRALAGRSHEFLSRIILFICRFIGEHRFMRVIIDVAMILLDVYASKFHEFTGVLGKDFINLAVVLRREVNLTYDLLELQGCLELLQTATEGSENIDEMIRFVKADNDQLKQSAQAKESSILTV